In one window of Chryseobacterium phocaeense DNA:
- a CDS encoding Crp/Fnr family transcriptional regulator produces the protein MIIDQNLLQLYGAETSQFKAHETLFQEGNTPKLYYQIIEGRVKLNHYDEDGKEIIQSILFSGQSVCELLLFITEKYPVNAITLTPCEIITIPKDNFFKLLTDHPNVSLDINKFISERLYQKFVMMQHNLSLRPEVRLLGILDYFKSYSNNKEKYSFEVYLTRKQMAAITGLRIETVIRTIKKMESGHILKLINSKIFY, from the coding sequence ATGATTATCGATCAAAATCTTTTGCAGTTATACGGTGCAGAAACATCACAGTTTAAAGCCCATGAAACACTGTTTCAGGAAGGTAATACTCCAAAACTTTATTATCAGATAATAGAGGGCAGAGTTAAATTAAATCATTACGATGAAGACGGGAAAGAGATTATTCAAAGTATTTTGTTTTCAGGACAGAGTGTTTGTGAGTTGCTCCTTTTTATCACCGAAAAATATCCTGTCAATGCGATAACATTAACTCCTTGTGAAATCATTACCATTCCTAAAGACAACTTCTTTAAATTACTTACTGATCATCCGAATGTATCTTTAGATATCAACAAGTTTATATCCGAACGATTGTACCAAAAATTTGTCATGATGCAGCATAATTTATCATTGAGACCAGAGGTGAGGCTTTTGGGAATTCTTGACTACTTTAAAAGCTACAGCAATAACAAAGAAAAATATTCTTTTGAGGTTTATTTAACCAGAAAACAGATGGCTGCCATCACAGGTTTACGAATTGAAACCGTGATTAGAACTATTAAGAAAATGGAAAGTGGTCATATATTAAAATTGATTAACAGTAAAATATTTTACTAA
- a CDS encoding Crp/Fnr family transcriptional regulator, with protein sequence MLFKEELLRSIGAVEQHYNPGDYIFHEGANPKFYFQLVNGDVKLNNYNSSGKEFIQSILTSKDPVGEYMLYTENMYPMNAVAITNCTIIKLCSNKLLHYLDQNPNLYVDLCKSLSKHLYRKFVLMQKISCHSAVERLKEVLELMKQEHGNTATPFTFEVPMTRQQLGSLTGLCVETTIRVIKKMEREKIVRIVNRKILY encoded by the coding sequence ATGCTTTTTAAAGAAGAACTTCTACGTTCCATCGGAGCCGTAGAACAACATTATAATCCGGGAGACTATATATTCCACGAAGGCGCAAATCCCAAATTTTATTTTCAGCTAGTTAACGGCGATGTTAAACTAAATAACTATAATAGTTCAGGTAAAGAATTTATTCAAAGTATTCTTACTTCCAAAGATCCTGTTGGAGAGTATATGTTATATACAGAAAACATGTATCCTATGAATGCTGTAGCTATTACAAACTGTACTATTATTAAATTATGCTCGAATAAATTACTTCATTATTTAGACCAAAACCCCAACCTTTATGTGGACTTATGCAAATCACTATCAAAGCATCTTTATCGTAAATTCGTCCTTATGCAAAAAATATCGTGCCACAGTGCGGTTGAAAGACTAAAAGAGGTTCTGGAGCTAATGAAACAGGAACATGGAAATACTGCTACACCATTCACGTTTGAGGTTCCAATGACAAGACAGCAATTAGGATCATTAACGGGTTTATGCGTTGAAACTACAATTAGAGTTATAAAAAAAATGGAACGAGAAAAGATAGTTAGAATTGTAAATAGAAAAATTCTATACTAA
- a CDS encoding putative glycolipid-binding domain-containing protein, with product MRKIVWKGLLYKSWENCRIEKKNDAFYVESTIIGNYMNRVYNVNYILKIDKNWCIQEFEIKTEIDGQGNVVVGTKSEGQWSINGMLRAEFNEFLYIDISVTPFTNTLPINNLLLNIGQSAYIDVVYINILENEIKPAKQLYSRKKKDEYLYDNLDTEFSSSITVDQKGIVKSYPGLFELVLEGREN from the coding sequence ATGAGAAAAATCGTCTGGAAAGGCTTGCTTTATAAATCCTGGGAAAATTGCAGGATCGAGAAGAAAAATGATGCCTTCTATGTGGAATCAACTATCATTGGTAACTATATGAACCGAGTTTATAATGTAAATTATATTTTAAAAATTGACAAAAATTGGTGCATACAGGAATTTGAAATAAAAACAGAAATTGATGGCCAAGGAAATGTAGTTGTGGGAACAAAATCTGAGGGTCAATGGTCGATCAATGGAATGCTTCGAGCCGAGTTTAATGAATTTCTCTATATTGATATTTCGGTCACTCCCTTCACCAATACCCTGCCCATCAATAATTTATTATTGAACATCGGTCAGTCGGCCTATATTGATGTAGTTTATATCAATATTCTCGAAAATGAAATAAAGCCAGCTAAGCAGCTTTATAGCAGAAAGAAGAAGGACGAATATCTGTACGACAATCTTGATACAGAATTTTCTTCGTCAATCACAGTCGATCAGAAGGGCATTGTAAAGAGCTATCCCGGTCTATTTGAGTTAGTTTTGGAAGGCAGGGAAAATTAG
- a CDS encoding cyclase family protein — MEKRVKFDFKIFFTNGGSIKGEDFRLDIFGDDISDRVLADYIVKDMRLLMVGQVNILNKKILVEPHKRKPIDESVAEELLIDLSHTIEDGLITYKGLQAPHICDYLSREQSKQNYDGDTSFQIGKIEMVTNTGTYIDCPFHRFADGKDTAQTALKNFAQLEAVMIHIPFTETLTITDDHLKNREIRNKAVLIQTGWDRHWNTELYYQDHPYLTEQAAIYLRDCNVKLVGIDSHNIDDTAGRTRPVHTVLLGAGILIVEHLCNLNKLPAENFTFTAAPPKFKDVGTFPVRAFASVEKK; from the coding sequence ATGGAAAAAAGAGTAAAATTTGACTTCAAGATATTCTTTACGAATGGTGGCAGTATCAAAGGTGAAGATTTTAGGCTGGATATATTCGGAGACGATATCAGCGACAGAGTCCTGGCCGACTACATTGTTAAAGATATGCGGCTGCTAATGGTAGGGCAAGTTAATATCCTTAACAAGAAAATCCTTGTTGAGCCTCATAAACGCAAACCAATTGATGAAAGTGTGGCAGAAGAATTGTTAATAGATTTGAGTCATACAATAGAAGATGGTCTGATAACTTACAAGGGGCTGCAGGCACCACATATTTGCGACTATCTCTCCAGGGAGCAGTCAAAACAAAACTATGACGGGGATACATCTTTTCAGATTGGAAAAATTGAGATGGTCACCAACACCGGAACTTATATTGATTGCCCCTTTCATAGATTTGCTGATGGTAAGGACACAGCCCAAACGGCATTAAAGAATTTTGCGCAGCTTGAAGCAGTAATGATCCATATACCGTTTACAGAAACCCTGACAATTACGGACGATCATCTTAAGAATAGAGAAATCAGAAATAAAGCGGTATTAATACAGACCGGTTGGGATAGACATTGGAATACGGAGCTATATTACCAGGATCATCCTTATCTTACCGAGCAGGCGGCAATATATCTTAGGGATTGTAACGTCAAACTTGTAGGTATTGACTCCCATAATATAGATGACACGGCTGGCAGAACAAGACCTGTTCATACGGTGCTGTTGGGTGCTGGGATTTTAATAGTTGAACATCTCTGCAATTTAAATAAATTACCGGCTGAGAATTTTACGTTCACAGCCGCTCCACCAAAATTTAAAGATGTTGGGACTTTTCCGGTCAGGGCTTTTGCTTCGGTTGAAAAGAAATAA
- a CDS encoding Crp/Fnr family transcriptional regulator produces MDKLIREDTKWNILLNNILAKEYIKKCRRESSFLLLDANERYHYFLKQFPNADTQIPLFHIASYLGISPETLSRIRSKKINQIDLSQVNNI; encoded by the coding sequence ATGGACAAACTGATCCGGGAGGATACCAAATGGAATATTTTATTGAATAATATTCTGGCCAAAGAATATATCAAAAAATGCCGTAGGGAAAGTTCGTTTCTGCTGCTGGATGCCAATGAACGCTATCACTATTTTCTAAAACAGTTCCCGAATGCAGATACACAGATTCCGCTTTTCCATATCGCTTCTTACCTTGGGATCAGCCCTGAAACACTTAGTAGGATCAGGAGTAAAAAAATCAATCAAATTGATCTAAGTCAAGTAAACAATATTTAG
- the mnmE gene encoding tRNA uridine-5-carboxymethylaminomethyl(34) synthesis GTPase MnmE produces the protein MNNDTICALATANGVGALGIIRVSGNDALPVVQKSFPTKKLENQPSHTIHYGYFMDGEEAVDEVMLSIFLAPKSFTTENSVEIAFHGSPHIGKRILETLIKNGARMAKAGEFTLRAFINGRIDLSQAEAIADVIASENEASRKVAINQLKGGITNEISILRTDLLNFVSLIELELDFAEEDVEFADRTALKGLLDKIEHKLESLIESFQYGNAIKNGTAVAIIGKPNAGKSTLLNALLKEERAIVSNIAGTTRDTIEEVLHIKGHAFRLIDTAGLRETMDEIEAIGVKKAKEKVENANVLVYLADAATEDYSEDIEMIRSLQRDDLKLIICATKIDEVLPPKYESVEDIFRKEIDQEFDFIRISAVENQNIQDLKNELSSYVEQLKSQESNVIITNQRHFEALQKSLEATHKVKEAISFQISTELLAYELRNALEHLGEISGEVTNDEVLGNIFSKFCIGK, from the coding sequence ATGAATAACGATACGATTTGCGCACTGGCTACGGCCAACGGAGTAGGAGCTTTAGGGATTATCCGGGTTTCCGGAAATGATGCTTTACCGGTGGTCCAGAAAAGCTTTCCGACTAAAAAACTGGAAAATCAGCCGTCTCACACCATTCATTACGGTTATTTTATGGATGGGGAAGAAGCAGTGGATGAGGTGATGCTTTCTATTTTCCTGGCTCCGAAAAGCTTTACTACGGAAAATTCTGTGGAAATTGCTTTTCACGGTTCACCGCATATCGGAAAACGTATTCTGGAAACTCTGATCAAAAACGGGGCGAGAATGGCTAAGGCAGGGGAATTTACCCTTCGTGCGTTTATCAATGGAAGAATAGATCTTTCGCAGGCAGAAGCCATTGCAGACGTGATTGCATCAGAAAACGAAGCGTCAAGAAAAGTGGCGATCAACCAGCTGAAAGGCGGCATTACCAATGAAATTTCTATATTGAGAACAGATCTTCTGAATTTTGTTTCGCTGATAGAGCTTGAGCTTGATTTTGCGGAGGAAGATGTGGAGTTCGCGGATAGAACAGCGCTTAAAGGACTTTTAGATAAAATTGAACATAAATTAGAATCCCTGATCGAAAGTTTCCAGTACGGAAATGCCATTAAAAACGGAACCGCAGTTGCCATTATCGGAAAACCGAACGCCGGGAAATCCACCCTGCTGAATGCTTTGCTGAAAGAGGAAAGAGCGATTGTCAGTAATATTGCGGGAACCACAAGGGATACCATTGAAGAAGTGCTGCATATTAAAGGCCACGCTTTCCGTTTGATTGATACGGCCGGACTCCGTGAAACCATGGATGAGATTGAAGCCATCGGGGTGAAAAAAGCAAAGGAAAAAGTAGAAAATGCCAATGTCCTGGTATATCTTGCAGACGCAGCTACAGAAGATTATTCGGAAGATATTGAAATGATCAGATCTTTGCAGAGAGACGACCTGAAGCTGATTATCTGCGCTACAAAAATTGATGAAGTACTGCCTCCGAAATATGAGTCTGTAGAAGATATTTTCAGAAAAGAAATCGATCAGGAATTTGATTTTATCAGGATTTCTGCCGTTGAAAACCAAAATATCCAGGATCTTAAAAACGAACTCTCTTCTTACGTTGAGCAGTTAAAGTCCCAGGAAAGCAACGTCATCATCACCAACCAAAGACACTTTGAAGCCCTGCAGAAATCCCTGGAGGCTACCCATAAAGTGAAAGAAGCTATTTCTTTCCAGATCTCCACAGAACTTTTAGCTTACGAGCTGAGAAATGCTTTGGAACACCTCGGCGAAATATCCGGTGAAGTAACTAATGATGAGGTGCTGGGGAATATTTTTTCTAAGTTTTGTATCGGGAAATAA
- a CDS encoding NAD(P)H-dependent oxidoreductase has protein sequence MKKIAIINGHPNKDSFNFGLAKAYKEGALEARTEIKEIIIAELDFDPILHFGYQKRMELEPDLLKAWEIIQWADHLVWLHPVWWGGLPALMKGFLDRLFLPGFAYQYRENSIWWDKLLKGKTAHIITTLDQPGWYYRLFYGRPSVNQLKKSTLEFCGIRPVKVTYVGIIRNSTEMQRGKWIRKIKELGRKQK, from the coding sequence ATGAAAAAAATAGCCATTATCAACGGGCATCCCAATAAGGATTCCTTTAACTTTGGACTTGCAAAAGCCTATAAAGAAGGAGCCCTGGAAGCCAGAACGGAAATAAAAGAAATCATCATAGCGGAATTAGATTTTGATCCCATCCTTCATTTTGGATACCAGAAAAGAATGGAGCTGGAACCGGATCTTCTGAAAGCCTGGGAGATAATCCAATGGGCAGATCATCTGGTATGGCTCCACCCGGTGTGGTGGGGCGGGTTGCCTGCCCTGATGAAGGGCTTCCTCGACCGGCTTTTTCTTCCGGGGTTTGCCTATCAATACAGGGAAAACTCAATCTGGTGGGATAAGCTACTGAAAGGAAAAACGGCACATATTATCACGACTCTGGACCAGCCGGGATGGTATTACCGTCTGTTTTACGGCAGGCCCAGCGTTAATCAGCTGAAAAAATCTACCCTGGAATTCTGCGGGATCAGACCTGTAAAGGTTACTTATGTGGGAATTATAAGAAATTCCACGGAAATGCAGCGTGGTAAATGGATTCGGAAAATAAAAGAACTCGGAAGAAAGCAAAAATAA